The Streptococcus sanguinis genome contains the following window.
ATGAACTCATCCAGCAAGATCTCAGCTTTGATGAAGTTGTTGAAGTCATTAGTCGCTATCAAGAGAAAACCAAGCTTCTCTTCGTTCTGGCAAAGGTAGATAACTTGGTCAAAAACGGCCGGCTTAGCAAACTTCTGGGAACCGTTGTCGGCTTGCTCAATATCCGCATGGTCGGTGAAGCTAGCCAGACTGGCACGCTAGAACTTCTGCAAAAGGCACGCGGTCCGAAAAAAGCTCTTACTTCTGCCATCGAAGAATTACTCAAAGCCGGTTACAAGGGTGGCCGACTCATCATCGCTCACCGCAATAACGAGAAGTTCTGCCAGCAATTTAGTCAACTAGTACAAGAAAAGTATCCCCAAGCTCAAATCGAAATGGTGCCGACTTCAGGACTCTGCAGCTTCTATGCTGAGGAAGGCGGAATCTTAATGGGCTACGAAATTTAATACAATATCTAAAAAAGTAAAGGATTAGGCTAAGATAATTGACCTAATCCTTTACTTTTTCGATTTAATTCGCTATAATTGAAACAAGTAAAGGAGTTGATATTATGGCCAGAGGAAGAGGCGCCGCAAGCCCCCAAGATAAGGAAGCAAGTCTTCTCATTTCTAAAAAACTCAAAGAACTTCTCAAGGAAACAGGTAAAAAACAAGTCGAACTATCTCGTGAAACAGGCATCCCTGCTAGTACTCTGACTGGCTATATCAAAGGGACATCTCTGCCTATCGCAGCCAATCTAGAAAAGATTGCAAGATTTTTTGAAGTGGAGGTTGAAGAAATCGACCCTCGTTACCGACTAATCGCTGACATCCCTCAGCAATTTCCCGATTTAAATCGTATTTATCAACAACTTGACCAAGACAGACAGGAGAAAGGATTAAAGCTGCTGGAAGCTAGCCTCACTGAACAAGAAGCACATGCCGGCTTAAAGGACGACTACTTCCCCTACTTGGTTTATGAAAACTACTACCTCTCTCAGCATAAGCCTGAACAAGCTGATTTGGTCTGGCTGGACAGAGAAATTGACTACGATATTGCTCTTTGGGTACGAACAGACTCGTTAGAGCCCAAGTATCCGAGGGATTCCGTAGCGCTAATCAAGCAGACTCATTTTGAGCTTGCCGGTGCTATCTATGCTATTGACTATGACGGCCAAACCATTATAAAAAGGGTCTTCAACGATCCATCCGGTATTCGTCTGATTTCCCTTAATAAAAAATATAGTGACAAGTTTATCCCGCATGAGGAAGAGCCTAAGCTCATCGGCCGAGTCATGGCGACTTTCATGCCACTGGATGTAGAAAAAATACAGAAAAACAATTAACAGCTCTGCGAATGTGCAGAGCTGTTATTTTGATGATTATCAGTCAAAAAATTTTTTATTAAGTTATGAATGATAGCATTGTAAGTTAGTTAGAATTTTTTGATTTGTCATGCAGAAATTTATAGAACAAATTCCCCGTTCTTCAGTAGGAAAAATATATTTTACAAAAAGTTCACTTCTAACCTGTCAATCTTACATGTAACATATTGACCAATTAGATAGGAATAGTCCTCTAACCACTCACTTGTGATAGGAAATCCAACATCAATTGTTTCTGAGTCAATCATTTTTCCTGTTATAATATAAGAATAATTTTCAATATGAGTGATATCATAACTTTCATTATCCGCTAATTGTAATTCAAAACCTCCAAACATATAGAACGATAGCTCTCCATTATATTCTTCTCCTTCTTTAATATTATACAGCGCCATAGATAGCATCGCTTCAAATTTTTGATTAACAATTTGAATAATAATATTATCTGTATCATCAAGTGAAATAATTTTCATTTTAGTCATCTATTGTTCTCCTCCCATCACTGGATTAATATTTTTGATAAATTCACCATTATTCACCTTTTTCCAAAAATCTTTCCCAGATTTTGTATGATATGTTGCAATATTCCCTTCAGAACTTATCCCAACAAATTCAAACTTCGCATTTCCTCTTGAATCATTTCCCATAAACCTGACAAAAGCTTTAGTTGATTCCCCTCTATACTGAATCTCAATCTCTATTCCATTCCTGATGACATCGTTTGCACCTTCCAAATATTCTTTAGGATTAGAGTATAAATTATTGAATTCATCCCATGCTTCTGGAAATGTTCCATTAGTTTTTGTTCACTATTGAAGTTAAAATTCATATTATTTGAGTTACTGGTTTGTCCTACAGATAGCAAAGAATTATTGTTAGGAATCTCGGCTTCCGGCACTACCGGCTGACTCCCCACACTTGGAATTTTCCCTTTGATCCAATCTTTTCCTTTGCCGATGGCTTCGGGGATTGTTGTATAGGGTTTATTGTAATACTGGTTATACCCCACATAAGCAGAATACAAGGCAGTTCCCCAGCTAAGTGTTTCAGTGATTGGATGGATGTGATTATACCATTCAGCTGTTTGGATTTCTTCGGCTGTCGCAGGCTCAAGTGTAATTGGATTAATCCCTTCTTCAAGGATGTAATGATTGAACTTCGCCGTGTAATTAGGATCACGCCAGCTAAGTAATTTCTGACTGTCCATTAAAAAATAACGGTCTGTCACATAGCGATGATTGGCCCATTCAGTCTCTGACATGCCTAAACTGCCAAATGGTTTCACATGAGCCTGGGAAATGGCATTTTTGAGCTCAGGAAATTCTTTTTCTATCTCCTCTTGGCTCATACCATCTATTTTTTTCTTGAAAGCTGGATTAACCTTAGCTAATTCTGTGGGACTCAAGCCTAGATGATCACTTTTTACTTGGTCATATCTCGCCATAATCAATTTAAGAGCATCCTGACTCATAGTTGCAATAGATACATCAGTATATCCCGTGTTTAAAAAATGTTCATAGGCCTGAATCTTGTCACCATACTTTTCCTCAAGTTCAGCTCGGGTCATATTGAAAACATCCAGTAGATTCTCCCCTTTATCTGTCTTAAGATTTTTATTAAAGTTAGCAATAATCTTCTTCCATTCAGAACGTGGTTTACCCCGCAGCTTCTCTGCGAGCTTACCTCGGTAATAGATTTCAGCAGCACCAGATAATTTCATATCTTTGACTGCCTTGTCTATGGCCTGTTCTTGCGGGGTTTGATAATCACTCTTTGAAACAGTCTGAATCTCTTGAGCCTTCATCTTAGTAGACCAACTCATATCTATGCCTTCAGTAGAATAATTCCCATCACTATCTACCAACACCTGACTAAGCTGTGTCGCTCCTTGGATAGCTAAGTTCAAAACCTGCAGACTATCTGTGAAATACTGGGACACCTGAGCCACAAACCATTCCAGTTTGTCAATTTTTTCCTGAATTTCCCGAATGCCGATATTTAGCTGGTTTTCCACCTCAGTCAGAGCAATCGTCTTGGACAAATTATCAGCTAATTTCCCTGCAAATCCATCGCTAATCCGGCGAGATAGAGACTGATACTCCGCCAACTGAGCTTGGGTTTTCTCCAACATCTCCTGTTTTATTTTCAGCTGTTCTTTCAATAACTCCAAATCTAACTCGCCGTATTTGGCCACCTCGGCATCGGCACTTTTATAAGAGGAAAGTTCCCCCTGAATATCATCAATAGCCTCTTGCAGCTTCTTGATGGCGGGGATGATTACTTCGGTAAATAAGCCTCTCCCCGCTGTGTAAGCCGCTCCCTGCAACTCACCCGACTCCAAAGAGGCAATCAGATGGTCGCAGCCACTAGATAGACGATCGGTCACTTGATTAGCTACTTGAAGGTTGCTGGTCATCGCTTGGATAAGCTGGGCTGAATCTGCTGCACTATATTTTACTCCCATGGCAGACTATTCCTTTCTTTGGTCAGTTCTTCTCGCTCTTTTTCCATAGTCTTTCTTGCTTGATGACTAATCTTTCCCAGTTCATCCATCTGAACATCCACATAGTTCTTAACCTGTCGGTTAAGATACTGAGTTTCTGCTAAATCACGACTGAGGGCAGCAGAGCTTTGAGGGTGCTCATAAAGTAGATGTTCCATTCGAGTCGTCAAATAGTGGAAATCCGTCGCAAAATTCGCCAGAGAAATCTCATATTGACGTTTCATCGTCATAAATTCGTCTTCTTTTTGGTCAACTTTGAGAATTTTTTCGTAAAGTGCCTGGCGTTCTTTTTCGCTTTTATCTGCCTTCATCTCAACTCTCCCAGCGCTTGGCTTCCTCTATATCGCGTTTCTCAATTTTTGCAGCAATTTCTGGAAATTTATTGGCCTGAGTCAGAACAGCTGAGCTGAAGTCACTGACAGCCTGCAGCATTTGATTGCAGGCCTGACGGCCAGCTTCCATCCCAGCAATCCCTGTTGTATAGGAAAATTCGACTTGTTGATTTTGTGCATTGCTAGTA
Protein-coding sequences here:
- a CDS encoding DegV family protein; this encodes MTWKIIADSGCDFREMANVAKDTQFESVPLTIQVENEIFVDDKQLDIDLMMEKMYASSAASKSACPSPDDYLKSFEGADKIFVVTITGTLSGSNNSAQVAKKIFLEEHSDAQIHVIDSLSAGGEVDLLVTKLNELIQQDLSFDEVVEVISRYQEKTKLLFVLAKVDNLVKNGRLSKLLGTVVGLLNIRMVGEASQTGTLELLQKARGPKKALTSAIEELLKAGYKGGRLIIAHRNNEKFCQQFSQLVQEKYPQAQIEMVPTSGLCSFYAEEGGILMGYEI
- a CDS encoding helix-turn-helix transcriptional regulator; the protein is MARGRGAASPQDKEASLLISKKLKELLKETGKKQVELSRETGIPASTLTGYIKGTSLPIAANLEKIARFFEVEVEEIDPRYRLIADIPQQFPDLNRIYQQLDQDRQEKGLKLLEASLTEQEAHAGLKDDYFPYLVYENYYLSQHKPEQADLVWLDREIDYDIALWVRTDSLEPKYPRDSVALIKQTHFELAGAIYAIDYDGQTIIKRVFNDPSGIRLISLNKKYSDKFIPHEEEPKLIGRVMATFMPLDVEKIQKNN
- a CDS encoding cingulin, whose translation is MKADKSEKERQALYEKILKVDQKEDEFMTMKRQYEISLANFATDFHYLTTRMEHLLYEHPQSSAALSRDLAETQYLNRQVKNYVDVQMDELGKISHQARKTMEKEREELTKERNSLPWE
- a CDS encoding TIGR04197 family type VII secretion effector, with translation MMGQIKSSAISAGSAISELVGVDTSNAQNQQVEFSYTTGIAGMEAGRQACNQMLQAVSDFSSAVLTQANKFPEIAAKIEKRDIEEAKRWES